From Polynucleobacter sp. JS-JIR-II-b4, a single genomic window includes:
- a CDS encoding OmpP1/FadL family transporter — MKAGKIVSAMMLGGLISTGAYATNGYFASGYGIQSQGMGGVSIAFPQDSLAAASNPASIGFLGDRLDVGVTYFQPNRSATLSNSGYGGQSMPSMNGSYDGNGTKSFWIPEFGITKAINKEFSVGLNVFGNGGMNTNYTARIPQFNGGTAQGTANNNTPGVNLEQMFISPTVSWKPIENQSLGVSLIYVNQTFSATGLGNFASPQASSSYKNVTDNGNSNSSGFGYQLGWLGKFTDYLSVGVRYQPKITMSSFGSYSGLFAGGGSFDIPETYGAGLAFNPTKDITLAADYQNIKYGNIPSIANPISNFNTAQLGSTNGPGFGWQNINVYKLGANWRINPSWAVRVGYNFNDQPIPSSQTLFNVLAPGVITQQASIGATYYIGKEYEISGFYARGFSQTVTGNYSAAGLTGTSSLNMHQDSLGLAFGWKY; from the coding sequence ATGAAAGCTGGAAAAATTGTTAGTGCGATGATGTTAGGTGGACTTATTTCTACTGGTGCATACGCAACAAATGGATATTTTGCTTCTGGCTACGGTATTCAGTCTCAAGGTATGGGTGGCGTGAGCATTGCATTCCCACAAGATTCTTTAGCAGCAGCAAGTAACCCAGCCAGTATTGGCTTCTTAGGGGATCGCCTGGATGTCGGTGTAACTTACTTCCAGCCAAATCGTTCTGCCACTTTGTCCAACTCAGGATATGGGGGGCAATCAATGCCAAGCATGAATGGTTCTTATGATGGAAATGGTACCAAGAGCTTCTGGATTCCTGAATTTGGTATTACCAAAGCGATTAACAAGGAATTTTCTGTTGGTTTGAACGTATTTGGTAATGGCGGTATGAATACAAACTATACAGCTCGTATTCCGCAGTTTAACGGCGGAACGGCTCAAGGAACAGCCAATAACAATACTCCCGGCGTAAATCTCGAGCAGATGTTCATCTCGCCGACTGTGTCATGGAAGCCCATTGAGAATCAATCCCTTGGCGTTTCTTTGATATATGTGAATCAAACATTCTCTGCAACTGGCTTGGGTAATTTTGCTAGCCCTCAAGCATCTAGCTCATACAAAAATGTTACTGATAACGGTAACTCAAATTCATCTGGTTTTGGTTATCAATTGGGTTGGCTTGGAAAGTTCACGGATTATTTGAGTGTTGGCGTACGTTATCAGCCGAAGATTACTATGTCGAGCTTTGGTAGCTACAGTGGCTTATTTGCTGGTGGTGGATCATTCGATATACCTGAGACGTATGGTGCTGGCTTGGCATTTAACCCAACTAAAGATATCACTCTTGCCGCGGACTATCAAAATATTAAGTACGGGAACATACCTTCTATTGCGAACCCGATTTCTAACTTTAATACCGCTCAATTAGGCTCTACCAATGGACCTGGCTTTGGATGGCAAAATATTAATGTTTACAAGCTCGGAGCAAACTGGCGCATTAATCCTAGTTGGGCGGTACGGGTCGGATATAACTTTAATGATCAGCCAATTCCTAGTTCGCAAACCCTATTTAACGTGCTTGCTCCGGGCGTAATCACCCAACAAGCTTCTATTGGCGCTACATACTATATTGGTAAAGAGTATGAGATCTCAGGTTTTTATGCCAGAGGTTTTAGCCAGACTGTTACCGGAAACTATTCTGCCGCTGGTTTGACAGGCACCTCGAGTCTGAATATGCACCAAGACTCCCTAGGCTTGGCATTTGGTTGGAAGTATTAA